The Panacibacter microcysteis genome includes a window with the following:
- a CDS encoding prephenate dehydratase: MKTQHDEQLNGINVIKKTTKISIQGFEGSFHQVAARNFFGDEVDVICCPTFSDVLKIASDKKASNGGIMAIENSIAGSILGNYNLLRKSGLCIVGEVYLQIRQNLLVNHGVALDDIKEVHSHPMAIQQCLRFLDKHNWKLVETEDTALSAKLVHQHKSKHIAAIASTLAADLYNLNVIAPDIHTVKHNYTRFLVLQPDVPKVPVEGANKATVTFFTDNSRGSLAKVLTRIANGGVDLSKLQSFPIPETDWHYMFGVDMEFDSLEQFNKVIEDIRPLTGDVTVYGIYKKGATITF, encoded by the coding sequence ATGAAAACACAACATGACGAACAATTGAACGGAATAAACGTGATAAAAAAAACAACAAAAATCTCAATCCAGGGCTTTGAAGGTAGTTTTCACCAGGTGGCGGCCCGTAATTTTTTTGGAGACGAAGTAGACGTCATCTGTTGCCCTACTTTTAGTGATGTACTAAAAATAGCTTCCGATAAAAAAGCCAGTAACGGCGGCATTATGGCAATAGAAAACTCCATTGCAGGCAGCATATTGGGAAACTACAATCTCCTGCGCAAAAGCGGGTTATGTATCGTGGGTGAAGTGTATCTGCAGATACGGCAAAACCTGCTTGTTAATCACGGGGTAGCACTGGATGATATCAAAGAGGTACACTCTCATCCCATGGCTATCCAGCAATGTCTCAGGTTTCTGGATAAACACAACTGGAAACTAGTCGAAACAGAAGACACAGCATTAAGCGCTAAACTTGTTCACCAGCACAAAAGCAAACATATTGCCGCCATTGCAAGTACGCTCGCAGCAGATTTATATAATCTCAATGTTATTGCACCGGATATTCATACGGTAAAACACAACTACACAAGATTTCTGGTGTTACAACCAGATGTTCCAAAAGTGCCTGTCGAAGGTGCCAACAAAGCAACGGTTACCTTCTTTACAGACAATTCGCGTGGCAGCCTGGCTAAAGTACTTACCAGGATTGCCAATGGTGGTGTAGATCTTTCCAAACTACAAAGTTTCCCGATTCCCGAAACCGACTGGCATTATATGTTTGGTGTAGATATGGAGTTTGATTCACTCGAACAATTTAATAAGGTTATCGAAGACATAAGACCATTAACCGGCGATGTAACCGTGTATGGTATTTATAAAAAAGGAGCAACCATTACATTCTAA
- a CDS encoding DEAD/DEAH box helicase, whose product MITFEELGLEERLVKATSELGFVNPTSIQEKAIPVLLSGTKDFIGLAQTGTGKTAAFGLPLLQVINENDKYPQALVVCPTRELCIQIVNEVELFKKHIHAINAIAVYGGTSIGQQIRELKRGIQIVVATPGRLIDLIERKAINLEQIKYVVLDEADEMLNMGFQDDIELILKNTPQRESTWLFSATMPPEIRRVSKKYMKDPVEVTVGKANTANKNIDHQYYVVAAHHRYEALKRLIDFNPGIYGIIFTRTKADAQNIAEKLTREGYDIDALHGDLTQQQRDVVMGQFRDKTLQLLIATDVAARGIDVQGITHVINYELPDDIEVYTHRSGRTGRAGNMGICMSIVHSREVGRLKQIERMVQSQFHKLEVPTGKDVCRKQFFGFMEKLLQTDISHGDYETYLPMMAEKFADVSKEEVLQRVAATEFDRFLKYYENAEDLNIREQRRDPRDRAQRDGFNRDDRGNRRGDDRFNRAERGAGRGERREFNSNGGTTRLFVNLGTKDGFYKASFLQFILDMSELTKDVLGRIDMKEMNSWIEIESGAAKQMIRAIDGKNYKGRRIRMNDANSR is encoded by the coding sequence ATGATAACATTTGAAGAATTGGGGTTAGAGGAGCGATTGGTAAAGGCTACCAGTGAATTAGGCTTCGTTAATCCTACATCCATCCAGGAAAAAGCGATACCTGTTCTACTGAGCGGCACAAAAGATTTTATAGGGCTGGCACAAACAGGTACAGGTAAAACAGCAGCATTCGGTTTACCATTGTTGCAGGTAATAAATGAAAACGATAAATATCCGCAGGCATTGGTGGTTTGCCCCACGCGTGAACTGTGTATACAAATTGTAAATGAAGTAGAGCTCTTTAAAAAACACATACACGCAATCAATGCAATTGCTGTGTATGGTGGTACATCTATCGGGCAGCAGATAAGAGAACTTAAACGCGGCATTCAGATAGTTGTAGCTACACCAGGCAGGTTGATAGACCTGATAGAACGTAAAGCCATCAATCTCGAGCAAATAAAATATGTGGTGCTCGATGAAGCTGATGAAATGCTGAACATGGGTTTCCAGGACGATATTGAACTCATTCTGAAAAATACCCCACAGCGCGAAAGTACCTGGTTGTTTAGTGCAACCATGCCGCCGGAAATACGCAGGGTTAGTAAAAAATACATGAAAGATCCTGTGGAAGTAACGGTAGGCAAAGCCAATACAGCCAATAAAAATATCGATCACCAGTACTATGTAGTGGCGGCACATCACCGCTACGAGGCGTTGAAGCGTTTAATAGATTTCAACCCCGGTATATATGGTATCATTTTTACAAGAACAAAGGCCGACGCGCAAAACATTGCAGAGAAACTTACGCGTGAAGGATATGATATAGACGCACTGCACGGAGATCTTACACAACAGCAGAGAGATGTAGTGATGGGCCAGTTTCGTGATAAGACCCTGCAGCTATTGATAGCAACAGACGTAGCAGCCCGTGGCATAGATGTACAGGGTATAACGCACGTAATCAATTACGAACTGCCCGATGATATAGAAGTGTACACCCACCGCAGCGGCAGAACAGGCCGTGCCGGCAATATGGGCATCTGTATGAGCATTGTACACAGCCGCGAAGTAGGCAGGCTAAAGCAGATTGAGCGCATGGTACAATCGCAGTTTCATAAGCTGGAAGTGCCAACAGGTAAAGATGTTTGCCGCAAGCAGTTCTTTGGGTTTATGGAGAAACTGTTACAGACAGATATCAGCCATGGCGATTATGAAACCTACCTGCCTATGATGGCAGAAAAATTTGCCGATGTAAGTAAAGAAGAAGTGCTGCAAAGGGTTGCCGCCACAGAGTTTGACAGGTTTTTGAAATATTACGAAAATGCGGAAGACCTCAACATAAGGGAACAACGCAGAGACCCAAGAGACCGTGCACAAAGAGATGGCTTTAACCGGGATGACAGGGGCAACAGGCGTGGAGATGATCGTTTTAACAGGGCAGAGCGCGGTGCAGGCCGTGGAGAAAGAAGAGAGTTTAACAGCAACGGGGGTACTACAAGATTGTTTGTAAACCTTGGTACCAAAGATGGCTTTTATAAAGCGAGTTTTCTGCAGTTTATCCTGGATATGAGTGAACTTACCAAAGATGTACTCGGCAGAATAGATATGAAAGAGATGAACAGCTGGATAGAAATAGAAAGTGGTGCGGCCAAACAAATGATTCGTGCAATTGATGGCAAGAATTACAAAGGCAGAAGAATAAGAATGAACGATGCGAACAGCAGGTAA
- a CDS encoding sigma-70 family RNA polymerase sigma factor, with product MKAEINEQILLRGLVENDSKAIEAIYKDNFNMVQAFILNNNGSYDDARDIFQEAMITLYEKAKSESFVLTCQIKTYVYSVCRRLWLKRLQQMGRYVAAGENLEETVPVEEDLELHEKRNAEFAIMERAMGSLGEPCKGLLNAYYIEKKGMTEIALQFGYTNADNAKNQKYKCLMRLKKLFFAQYNIGE from the coding sequence GTGAAAGCTGAGATAAACGAACAAATTTTATTGCGGGGTTTGGTAGAAAACGATTCAAAGGCAATCGAAGCCATATATAAAGACAACTTTAATATGGTGCAAGCTTTTATCCTTAACAATAATGGTTCCTATGACGATGCGAGGGATATCTTTCAGGAAGCGATGATTACGCTTTATGAAAAAGCAAAAAGTGAATCATTTGTATTGACCTGCCAGATAAAAACCTATGTTTATTCTGTCTGTCGCCGCCTTTGGCTTAAGCGCTTACAGCAAATGGGCAGGTATGTGGCAGCAGGTGAAAACCTGGAAGAAACCGTGCCGGTTGAAGAAGACCTGGAACTACACGAAAAAAGAAATGCAGAGTTTGCTATAATGGAAAGAGCAATGGGCAGTTTGGGTGAACCCTGTAAAGGATTGCTGAATGCTTATTACATAGAGAAAAAAGGTATGACGGAAATTGCACTGCAATTCGGTTACACCAACGCAGATAACGCAAAGAACCAGAAATATAAATGTCTCATGCGGCTGAAGAAACTATTCTTCGCACAATACAATATAGGAGAGTGA
- a CDS encoding chorismate mutase: MQATNATTMKELVQEKWKKRPLIISGPCSAETEEQVMETAVRLNNTGKVDIMRAGIWKPRTRPGSFEGIGTKGLPWLQAAKKVTGMPVAVEVATAKQVQDALHFDVDVLWIGARTTVNPFSVQEVADALRGVDVPVLIKNPINPDLELWIGAVERVAKAGIKQIGLIHRGFSSYGNTEYRNAPMWHLAIEMKRRNPEMMMINDPSHICGRRDILLDVAQKAIDLDFDGLIIESHIDPDKAWSDAKQQVTPERLAEMLDSIKWRKEDVANEEYHAALEKLRQQINHLDDELMQILGQRMKVAEKIGQYKKDNNVAILQTNRWNEILQRAFDRGDKLGLSQEFITKYFDAVHMESINHQNKILNS; encoded by the coding sequence ATGCAAGCAACGAATGCCACCACCATGAAAGAACTGGTGCAGGAGAAATGGAAAAAACGTCCATTGATTATTTCCGGTCCGTGTAGTGCAGAGACCGAAGAGCAGGTAATGGAAACTGCTGTAAGATTAAACAATACCGGCAAAGTAGATATAATGCGTGCAGGTATATGGAAGCCACGTACACGCCCCGGAAGTTTTGAAGGCATTGGTACAAAAGGTTTACCATGGTTACAGGCAGCAAAGAAAGTTACAGGCATGCCTGTAGCGGTAGAAGTAGCTACAGCAAAACAGGTGCAGGATGCATTACACTTTGATGTGGATGTATTATGGATCGGTGCACGAACAACCGTTAATCCTTTTAGTGTGCAGGAAGTGGCAGATGCATTGCGCGGGGTAGATGTTCCCGTGCTCATCAAAAACCCGATCAATCCTGATCTTGAATTATGGATCGGCGCAGTAGAGCGTGTGGCAAAAGCGGGCATCAAACAAATTGGTTTGATACACCGTGGCTTTTCATCATACGGCAATACTGAGTATCGCAATGCGCCGATGTGGCACCTGGCTATCGAAATGAAACGCCGCAACCCCGAAATGATGATGATCAATGATCCTTCTCATATTTGTGGCCGTCGCGATATATTATTGGATGTTGCGCAAAAAGCCATTGACCTCGATTTCGATGGTTTGATCATTGAATCGCACATTGATCCAGACAAAGCATGGAGCGATGCCAAGCAACAGGTAACACCTGAGCGTCTTGCTGAAATGCTTGACAGCATTAAATGGCGTAAAGAAGATGTTGCCAACGAAGAGTATCATGCAGCATTGGAAAAACTGCGCCAGCAGATCAATCACCTCGATGATGAACTGATGCAGATTCTTGGCCAGCGTATGAAAGTGGCAGAAAAAATTGGCCAGTACAAGAAAGACAACAACGTTGCCATCCTACAAACAAACCGCTGGAACGAAATATTGCAGCGTGCATTTGATCGTGGAGATAAACTTGGGTTAAGCCAGGAATTTATCACCAAATATTTTGATGCTGTGCACATGGAAAGCATCAATCACCAGAACAAGATATTGAACTCCTAG
- the aroA gene encoding 3-phosphoshikimate 1-carboxyvinyltransferase, which produces MQVTIQPSQLSGTITAPASKSSMQRACAAALVRKGESIIRNPGISNDDKAALKVIQALGATVAQQEDGSIKITSNGVNAISTEVSNGESGLGIRMFAPLVAINAKEMTINGEGSLLTRPMDFFDEIFPQLGITITSNGGKLPLKVKGPLQPKNITIDGSLSSQFLTGLLLAYAALDAKDVTITVDNLKSKPYVDLTLSVMEQFQLKVPRNTDHKAFYFDAEPANYQSTFIDYTVESDWSGGAFLLVAGAICGNITVKGLDIASTQADKAVMQALIDCGAAMTIKDNEIVFAEAARLKPFHFDATDCPDLFPPLAALAAYCDGTTTIKGVLRLAHKESDRGLTIQQEMGKMGLPAELDGDEMQIHGGKGLHGAGVHSRHDHRIAMMCAIAGLKADGETVIDEAQAVSKSYPNFYGHIQSLGAKVSSNQVIN; this is translated from the coding sequence ATGCAAGTAACAATACAGCCGTCACAACTTTCAGGAACCATTACCGCACCTGCTTCAAAAAGTTCGATGCAGCGCGCATGCGCTGCAGCCCTTGTACGTAAAGGCGAAAGTATCATCCGTAATCCCGGTATTTCCAACGATGATAAAGCCGCGCTGAAAGTAATCCAGGCGCTTGGTGCAACGGTGGCGCAACAGGAAGATGGAAGTATTAAGATTACCAGTAATGGAGTAAATGCAATTAGCACCGAGGTAAGCAACGGAGAAAGTGGTTTGGGAATCAGGATGTTTGCACCATTGGTAGCAATCAATGCAAAGGAAATGACGATCAACGGCGAAGGAAGCCTGCTAACCCGCCCAATGGATTTTTTCGATGAGATTTTCCCGCAGCTTGGTATAACGATTACCTCGAATGGTGGAAAGTTGCCTTTAAAAGTAAAAGGGCCTTTGCAGCCAAAAAATATTACGATAGATGGTTCGCTCAGCTCGCAGTTTCTTACAGGCCTGTTGCTGGCGTACGCAGCATTAGACGCAAAAGATGTAACCATTACGGTAGATAATTTAAAAAGCAAACCTTACGTTGATCTTACATTGTCTGTAATGGAGCAATTTCAGCTTAAGGTGCCGCGAAATACAGACCATAAGGCGTTTTATTTTGACGCAGAGCCGGCCAATTATCAGTCAACATTTATAGATTATACGGTAGAAAGCGACTGGAGTGGTGGCGCCTTTTTATTGGTAGCCGGCGCTATCTGCGGCAATATTACTGTTAAAGGGTTAGACATCGCATCAACACAGGCAGACAAAGCTGTAATGCAGGCTTTAATCGATTGTGGCGCAGCCATGACCATTAAAGACAATGAAATAGTATTTGCGGAGGCTGCCCGGTTAAAGCCATTTCACTTCGATGCTACAGACTGTCCCGATCTTTTTCCACCACTCGCAGCACTGGCAGCATATTGCGACGGCACAACTACCATCAAAGGCGTGTTAAGACTGGCGCATAAAGAAAGTGATCGTGGCCTGACGATTCAGCAGGAGATGGGCAAAATGGGTTTGCCGGCAGAGCTTGATGGCGATGAAATGCAAATACATGGCGGAAAAGGTTTACATGGCGCTGGTGTACATTCCCGGCACGATCACCGCATTGCTATGATGTGTGCAATCGCAGGCCTAAAAGCTGATGGTGAAACGGTAATAGATGAAGCGCAGGCTGTATCCAAGTCGTATCCAAACTTTTACGGGCATATCCAGTCACTGGGCGCTAAGGTTTCATCCAATCAAGTAATCAATTAA
- a CDS encoding nucleotidyltransferase family protein codes for MQPTLVILAAGMASRYGSMKQIQGFGPSSETIMEYSIYDAIAAGFTKVVFIIRKDFADDFKALIEPKLKGKIDIGYVYQQLDAFTGNHQVPADRVKPWGTAHAVLCCKDAVKEPFAVINADDFYGKDAFVKAYEFLTTKCTDQHFAVIGYELVNTLSEHGSVSRGVIAVNDSNEMKGIDERLKIYRKDGKIVYEENDQFTELQPDTKVSMNFFCFTPEYINMCEEEFDKFLSGNLQDLKSEFLIPRMADHYIKSGRGVIEIVPTTSKWFGVTYKEDAPIVKASVDALVAAGEYPSNLWA; via the coding sequence ATGCAACCTACACTAGTAATTCTCGCAGCCGGTATGGCGAGCCGGTACGGCAGTATGAAACAGATCCAGGGCTTCGGACCGTCTTCAGAAACAATCATGGAATATTCAATTTACGATGCCATTGCCGCAGGTTTTACAAAAGTAGTATTTATCATACGCAAAGATTTTGCAGATGATTTCAAAGCATTGATAGAACCAAAACTAAAAGGTAAGATTGATATAGGATATGTTTACCAGCAACTGGATGCTTTTACAGGCAATCACCAGGTGCCGGCAGATCGTGTAAAACCGTGGGGTACAGCTCATGCTGTACTGTGTTGTAAAGATGCAGTAAAAGAACCCTTCGCTGTAATAAACGCAGATGACTTTTATGGTAAAGATGCATTCGTAAAAGCATACGAATTTCTTACCACCAAATGCACAGACCAACATTTCGCAGTAATTGGCTATGAGCTGGTAAACACACTCAGTGAACATGGCAGTGTAAGCCGTGGCGTTATTGCAGTGAATGATAGCAACGAAATGAAAGGTATAGACGAGCGTTTAAAGATCTATCGCAAAGACGGTAAAATTGTGTATGAAGAGAATGATCAGTTTACCGAATTGCAGCCCGATACAAAAGTGAGCATGAACTTCTTCTGCTTTACACCGGAATACATCAACATGTGCGAAGAAGAGTTCGATAAGTTTCTCTCCGGTAACCTGCAGGATCTCAAATCAGAATTTCTTATTCCACGCATGGCAGATCATTATATAAAATCAGGCCGTGGTGTTATTGAGATCGTTCCCACAACGTCAAAATGGTTTGGCGTTACTTATAAAGAAGATGCACCCATTGTTAAAGCAAGTGTAGATGCTTTGGTTGCAGCAGGCGAGTATCCCTCCAATCTTTGGGCATAA
- a CDS encoding prephenate dehydrogenase, translating to MFNNVTIVGVGLIGGSFALALKEKGFAKSITGVFNRRETQEKAFQLGIVDEALPLEEAISKADLIYVAIPVDITIPTMQKIMGMITEKQIVVDAGSTKLALCKAVANYPMRKRFVATHPMWGTEYSGPEAATKDSFTGRACVICEKEKSDPSAVKIIEDIYKALGMHIVYMEAEAHDIHAAYVSHISHITSFALANTVLEKEREEDAIFELAGGGFESTVRLAKSSPAMWAPIFMQNRENVLDVLNEHISQLRKFKACLEKENIDYLYELMENANKIKRIIK from the coding sequence ATGTTTAATAATGTTACGATAGTTGGCGTGGGGTTGATTGGTGGCTCATTTGCACTGGCACTAAAAGAAAAAGGTTTTGCTAAAAGTATTACCGGCGTTTTTAACCGCAGGGAAACTCAGGAAAAGGCATTTCAGTTAGGTATAGTAGATGAAGCATTACCACTTGAAGAAGCCATCAGTAAAGCAGATCTGATATATGTGGCCATTCCGGTAGATATAACCATACCCACCATGCAAAAGATCATGGGTATGATAACAGAAAAGCAGATTGTTGTAGATGCAGGTTCTACAAAACTTGCATTATGTAAAGCCGTAGCAAACTACCCCATGAGAAAGCGTTTTGTAGCAACGCATCCTATGTGGGGTACAGAGTATAGCGGCCCCGAGGCCGCAACCAAAGATTCTTTTACCGGGCGCGCCTGCGTTATATGCGAGAAGGAAAAAAGTGATCCCTCCGCAGTAAAAATCATTGAAGACATTTACAAAGCGCTTGGCATGCATATCGTATATATGGAGGCAGAAGCGCACGACATACATGCAGCATACGTAAGTCATATTTCACACATTACATCTTTTGCGCTGGCCAATACAGTGCTGGAAAAGGAAAGAGAAGAAGACGCCATTTTCGAACTTGCGGGCGGTGGTTTTGAGAGTACGGTAAGGCTGGCAAAGAGCAGCCCCGCCATGTGGGCGCCCATCTTTATGCAAAACAGGGAGAATGTATTGGATGTTTTGAACGAACATATCTCGCAGTTAAGAAAATTCAAAGCATGCCTCGAAAAAGAAAATATAGATTATTTGTATGAGTTAATGGAAAATGCCAATAAGATCAAACGAATAATAAAATAG
- a CDS encoding pyridoxal phosphate-dependent aminotransferase, producing the protein MNITTAKRLEGIGEYYFSQKLREIDELNRQGKNIINLGIGSPDLPPHPDVIKVLNEESVKPNVHAYQNYKGSPLLRKAFADWYRQWYSVTLNPESEILPLIGSKEGIMHICMTYLNEGDEVLVPNPGYPTYRSAVKLAGGICVDYDLKEENRYFPDFNELEQKDLSKVKLMWVNYPHMPTGQVASVDMYTPLISFAKKHNILVCHDNPYSFILNDQPMSLLSLEGAKDVVVELNSLSKSQNMAGWRIGVLCGAKERIDEVIRFKSNMDSGMFLPLQLAAAKALSLGKEWYDSVNDIYRARRAKVYELLDMLQCHYSGEQVGMFMWARIPSAYKNGYELSDEVLYNSNVFITPGGIFGSAGEKYIRISLCGSIEKFEEAIKRIKNVKAPENV; encoded by the coding sequence ATGAATATTACTACAGCAAAAAGACTCGAAGGCATAGGAGAGTATTATTTTTCCCAAAAGCTTCGTGAGATAGATGAGCTCAACAGGCAGGGCAAAAACATCATCAATCTTGGCATTGGAAGCCCCGATCTTCCGCCACACCCTGATGTAATAAAAGTGCTGAATGAAGAAAGTGTGAAACCAAACGTTCATGCGTACCAGAATTACAAAGGCTCTCCTTTATTGCGTAAAGCTTTTGCAGACTGGTACCGGCAATGGTATAGCGTTACGCTCAATCCTGAGTCGGAGATATTGCCTTTAATCGGCAGTAAAGAAGGCATTATGCATATTTGTATGACTTACCTCAACGAAGGTGATGAAGTGCTGGTGCCCAATCCCGGCTATCCTACCTATAGAAGTGCAGTTAAATTAGCAGGCGGTATTTGTGTGGATTATGACCTGAAAGAGGAGAACCGGTATTTCCCTGATTTCAACGAGTTGGAACAAAAAGATCTTTCAAAAGTAAAATTGATGTGGGTTAACTATCCGCATATGCCAACCGGCCAGGTTGCATCTGTAGATATGTATACACCCCTTATAAGCTTCGCAAAAAAGCATAACATACTCGTTTGTCATGATAACCCGTACAGTTTTATACTCAACGATCAGCCTATGAGCCTGCTTAGCCTCGAAGGCGCCAAAGATGTGGTTGTGGAATTAAACTCCCTCAGTAAATCTCAAAATATGGCAGGCTGGCGCATAGGTGTTTTATGTGGAGCAAAAGAGAGGATAGACGAGGTTATCCGTTTTAAGAGCAACATGGACAGTGGCATGTTCCTGCCCCTGCAACTGGCTGCTGCAAAGGCTTTGAGCCTTGGTAAAGAATGGTACGACAGTGTAAACGATATATATCGTGCGCGGCGAGCAAAAGTGTATGAACTGCTGGATATGCTGCAATGTCATTACTCGGGAGAGCAGGTTGGTATGTTTATGTGGGCACGCATTCCATCGGCTTACAAAAATGGTTATGAACTTAGTGATGAAGTGTTGTACAACAGCAATGTATTTATTACGCCAGGCGGCATATTTGGCAGTGCCGGGGAAAAATATATTCGCATTAGCTTATGCGGAAGTATTGAAAAGTTTGAAGAAGCAATAAAGCGCATAAAAAATGTAAAGGCTCCAGAAAATGTTTAA
- the aroB gene encoding 3-dehydroquinate synthase gives MTKKVIQYSSASTVCYFDASFDHLEKLTPKENTFIITDENVYNAGKRRFKGWKTIVVKPGEAHKTQATVDHIIGQLVEAGANRKSWIVGVGGGVITDMAGYVAGIYMRGVQFGFVPASILAMVDAAIGGKNGVDVGVYKNMVGLIRQPSFLLYDYTLLKSLPREEWINGFAEIIKHACIKDAGMFKMLEQYKLADFQKDKKLLNKLIQRNALLKSKVVQHDEFEQGDRKLLNFGHTLGHAIENTYQLPHGHAVTIGMVVASYISRDMLGLKDADRIAFLIVKYGLTAFFKFDANKALDIMKADKKATGNDIQYVLLEKIGKGVVKPLTINQVAPVVQQLATTN, from the coding sequence ATGACAAAGAAAGTAATACAATATTCCTCCGCATCTACTGTCTGTTATTTTGATGCATCTTTTGATCACCTGGAAAAGTTAACGCCCAAAGAAAATACCTTCATCATTACAGATGAAAATGTTTACAATGCCGGTAAGCGAAGATTCAAAGGCTGGAAAACCATTGTAGTAAAACCCGGCGAGGCACATAAAACACAGGCTACGGTTGATCATATCATCGGCCAGCTTGTAGAAGCAGGTGCAAACAGGAAATCCTGGATAGTTGGTGTTGGCGGAGGCGTTATTACAGATATGGCCGGTTATGTTGCAGGTATCTACATGCGTGGTGTGCAGTTTGGTTTTGTACCTGCTTCCATTCTTGCAATGGTAGATGCTGCAATAGGCGGTAAAAATGGTGTAGATGTAGGCGTATACAAAAACATGGTAGGCTTAATTCGTCAACCCTCGTTTTTATTATATGACTACACCTTGCTGAAATCATTGCCCCGGGAAGAATGGATAAATGGTTTCGCGGAGATCATCAAACATGCGTGTATAAAAGACGCCGGCATGTTTAAAATGCTGGAGCAGTATAAACTGGCAGATTTTCAAAAAGACAAAAAGTTGCTCAATAAGCTTATACAGCGCAATGCATTGCTAAAAAGTAAAGTAGTGCAGCACGATGAGTTTGAGCAGGGTGATAGAAAATTGCTCAACTTTGGTCATACGCTTGGCCATGCAATAGAGAATACATACCAGTTGCCACACGGTCATGCTGTAACAATCGGCATGGTGGTGGCATCCTATATCAGCAGAGATATGCTGGGTTTAAAAGATGCCGACCGTATCGCTTTCCTCATCGTAAAATACGGGCTTACTGCTTTCTTTAAATTCGATGCAAATAAGGCCCTGGATATCATGAAGGCTGATAAAAAAGCAACAGGAAATGATATACAGTACGTATTGCTCGAAAAGATTGGCAAAGGCGTTGTAAAACCCCTCACGATAAACCAGGTTGCGCCGGTAGTGCAGCAACTGGCTACAACAAATTAA
- a CDS encoding S1C family serine protease → MEDILLLETIERYLSGNMLPEEKNYFEQLRKNTPEIDQMVVEHKLFLQQMEHFSANQNLKNALHTAHNNLVEKGAVNEGGPVSAKGKVIQLWDRYKRVTAIAASIAGVTAIVISGLVSYFTPASNNHEIQQLSRAVSQVVKNQQAIGAKLDLVDSKIPKNVELTSSGSAFLIDGKGYLVTNAHVLKGSGAVVADSKGREFNARIINIDNASDIAILKIQDEEYKPVSSLPYGIKQSNIDLGEELFTLGYPREQIVYNMGYLSSETGFKGDTATCQISLSANPGNSGGPVFNKNGEIIGILSTRETSAEGVVFAIKSQEIYKLVNDLRESDTAVQKIKMPVSSSIRKKTRVEQIKEVSDCVYLVKSYAQK, encoded by the coding sequence ATGGAAGATATATTACTACTTGAAACTATTGAACGCTACCTTTCCGGTAACATGTTGCCCGAAGAAAAAAATTACTTTGAGCAACTTCGCAAGAATACGCCGGAAATAGACCAGATGGTGGTGGAGCACAAATTGTTCCTGCAACAGATGGAACATTTCTCAGCGAACCAGAACCTGAAAAATGCTTTACATACTGCACACAACAACCTCGTTGAAAAAGGTGCTGTTAATGAAGGCGGACCCGTTTCAGCAAAAGGAAAAGTTATTCAGTTGTGGGACAGGTACAAGCGCGTTACCGCCATTGCGGCTTCCATTGCTGGTGTAACCGCAATTGTAATCAGCGGACTGGTTTCCTATTTTACTCCTGCTTCCAATAACCATGAGATACAGCAACTGAGCCGTGCCGTAAGCCAGGTAGTAAAAAACCAGCAGGCTATCGGTGCAAAGCTCGATTTAGTTGATTCAAAAATTCCCAAGAATGTTGAGCTTACTTCAAGTGGTTCAGCATTTTTGATTGATGGAAAAGGCTACCTGGTTACAAATGCCCACGTTTTAAAAGGTTCCGGAGCTGTAGTGGCAGACAGCAAAGGGAGAGAATTTAATGCCCGGATCATCAACATTGATAATGCAAGTGATATTGCTATTCTTAAGATACAGGATGAAGAATATAAGCCCGTTTCATCGTTACCCTATGGCATAAAACAATCCAATATTGATTTAGGTGAGGAACTGTTTACACTTGGTTACCCGAGAGAACAGATTGTATATAACATGGGCTACCTCAGCTCCGAGACCGGTTTTAAAGGTGATACTGCTACCTGCCAGATCTCTCTGAGTGCAAACCCGGGAAACTCCGGCGGCCCGGTATTTAATAAAAATGGAGAAATAATTGGTATCTTGAGTACCCGGGAAACTTCTGCTGAAGGTGTGGTATTCGCAATAAAATCCCAGGAAATATATAAACTGGTAAATGATTTAAGAGAATCTGATACGGCTGTACAGAAAATAAAAATGCCTGTTTCTTCGTCTATAAGAAAGAAAACAAGGGTTGAACAAATCAAAGAGGTATCAGATTGCGTATATCTTGTTAAGTCTTACGCTCAAAAGTAG